A portion of the Penaeus monodon isolate SGIC_2016 chromosome 28, NSTDA_Pmon_1, whole genome shotgun sequence genome contains these proteins:
- the LOC119591322 gene encoding uncharacterized protein LOC119591322: protein MLLTGIFFILVSQTSDGGKVSLTDSEVGRKNLTWNQKVDVRENFRSRTAALHTKLEGEEKTASFRVFEGSGYGSSGSDDDEENDFIMAQHLSESNGNSFNKAYELDTCSIPDKDDPGKVVCNFTNIPQIPSRLPQSLYRRVSLTELYVYGSRKLHFRTLCLEELQFINCRDVDAIDYRSAGTCGVPLDSLQLSNSRVGAITGNFNKVIVNNSVVGSLEMSLTSKSKYILVNASDIITLRGLTTGLFNHFWISQTRVRTTLGGGLTVNNSHFRSRPSNIEAANFESIEPGGIQVRSGRLRMLNVTIGHLGDGGLEILGSAEVRMVHVTIKNSSFEGISLKGLSAVLYMQNLELNGVVLSVRFVSKSPEPFIFHPMRLFLHQASLFDTAVTKVLCALAFTSGVLAGALVTYCCCLRKKGTTKIHITEPPQNKSQSVEDTAGGGGGRGRGAETSDTAAFRSAQVLRAEAEQEPIYGNIRQPLCQARDREPIGTDKNKEPLYQDTYNEALYQDTSREPVYQDTGIEPLYQDTSTELGIQSKTGRTPIYQDKGKTPVYRDAGTPPIYQDTGRTPVYQDAGTPPIYQDTGRTPINWKTGGVEKTHPQDEQDRSANEEPIYGNVEQEPIYGNIGTDTHSGPLACEDDCGEAIYANFSVDEEIYANI from the exons ATGCTTCTCACCGGTATATTCTTCATATTGGTGAGTCAGACTAGTGACGGAGGGAAAGTGTCTCTGACTGACTCGGAGGTTGGTCGGAAAAATTTAACCTGGAACCAGAAAGTTGATGTTCGCGAGAACTTCAGATCTCGTACGGCTGCTCTACACACAAAACTCGAGGGCGAAGAGAAAACGGCAAGCTTCCGTGTGTTCGAAGGCAGTGGCTATGGCAGTAGTGGCAGTGACGATGACGAAGAAAATGATTTTATTATGGCGCAGCATCTCAGCGAAAGTAATGGGAATAGCTTTAACAAAGCGTATGAACTGGATACATGCAGCATTCCGGACAAGGACGACCCGGGGAAAGTGGTGTGCAATTTTACCAATATTCCGCAG aTTCCCAGTCGCCTGCCTCAAAGTCTGTACAGGCGAGTGAGCCTTACTGAACTTTATGTATATGGATCGAGGAAACTTCACTTCAGAACTCTGTGCTTAGAGGAGCTTCAGTTCATTAATTGCCGAGACGTAGATGCGATCGACTACCGTTCTGCTGGGACGTGCGGGGTCCCGTTGGATTCCCTGCAGCTTTCGAATTCTCGAGTCGGCGCCATCACGGGGAACTTCAACAAAGTTATAGTCAACAACAGTGTAGTTGGCAGCCTCGAAATGTCTCTGACCTCGAAATCCAAGTACATCCTTGTTAATGCTTCGGACATAATTACCTTGCGGGGGCTTACGACTGGCCTATTTAATCATTTCTGGATATCACAGACGCGGGTCAGAACAACTCTCGGAGGTGGGCTGACCGTAAACAATTCCCACTTCCGCTCCCGCCCCAGCAACATCGAAGCAGCCAACTTCGAGTCGATCGAACCCGGCGGCATTCAGGTTCGGTCTGGAAGACTCCGGATGCTGAATGTCACCATAGGTCACCTGGGGGATGGAGGACTCGAAATCCTGGGGTCGGCAGAGGTCAGGATGGTACACGTTACGATCAAGAACTCCTCCTTCGAGGGGATCAGTCTCAAGGGCCTGAGCGCGGTGTTGTACATGCAGAACCTCGAACTCAACGGCGTCGTTCTGAGCGTGCGATTCGTCAGCAAGTCTCCTGAACCCTTCATTTTCCATCCGATGCGGCTCTTCCTTCACCAGGCGAGTCTCTTCGACACAGCAGTTACCAAGGTGCTTTGCGCGCTTGCATTTACTTCCGGCGTCCTTGCAGGAGCGCTGGTGACTTACTGCTGTTGCTTGAGGAAAAAAGGGACCACCAAAATACATATTACCGAACCTCCCCAGAACAAATCTCAAAGTGTAGAAGATacagctggaggaggagggggaagaggaaggggcgcAGAGACAAGCGACACTGCAGCATTTCGCAGCGCCCAAGTACTCAGGGCTGAGGCCGAGCAGGAGCCGATATATGGGAACATCAGACAGCCGCTCTGCCAGGCCAGGGATAGAGAGCCAATTGgcacagataaaaataaagaaccaCTCTATCAAGACACATATAACGAAGCCCTCTACCAGGACACAAGCAGAGAACCAGTCTACCAGGACACTGGGATAGAACCACTCTACCAGGATACAAGTACAGAATTAGGCATCCAAAGCAAAACAGGTAGAACACCAATCTACCAGGACAAAGGCAAAACACCAGTCTATCGAGACGCAGGTACACCACCAATCTATCAGGACACAGGCAGAACACCAGTCTACCAAGATGCAGGTACACCACCAATCTACCAGGACACAGGCAGAACACCAATCAACTGGAAGACAGGTGGGGTTGAAAAAACACACCCTCAAGACGAGCAGGACAGATCAGCTAATGAAGAACCCATCTATGGTAATGTTGAGCAAGAGCCGATCTATGGAAATATAGGAACAGATACCCATTCAGGACCTTTGGCTTGTGAAGATGACTGTGGCGAGGCGATATATGCGAATTTCTCCGTGGACGAAGAAATTTACGCAAATATTTAA